TTCACAGTAAATTTAGCAGGCCCCTCTTTATCTTTGACCAAATACGTTTTGGAAACCTCATCACAGTATATCTCTTCAGACTTGAATCGAATTGAATCTACTAATTGTTCTTGAAACTTGTCAAAGATGTTGCGCGTATAAATGGTGGCTGCATGCTTCAATAGAAGATTTTTTCCAAAGATAACACGATCTTTATGCTCCGAAACATAATCTTCTTTCATTTCTTTTTGAACAATTTTAGTTATTGCATGGTCGTACCTAACCACAAATTCCGTTAGGTTGGTTGTTGGAGAGACAAAATCTTGAAAAAATGAATTTGCTCCTTCATTACGACCCGTTGTATTCATTCCAGCATAAAAAGTATTTCGGTGATATATTGGAACCCACTTTTCACGAATGTCATATAGATCTGTAAGCCACTCATTGTTATGTAGGTTGTAATCTTTAATCAATGTCTTCCACTTTTCATCAAATTCGTGTACTTCATATGTCCAATGGATGCAAATTTTCAATTCACGTTTAAACTTTGACTTCGAAAAGTATATGTGTGATAGCTTCTCCCCAAATTTTTTCTTTATGTGCCGAAGACACAAGCGGTGACGCGTATTTGGAAACACTTTTCTATCAGCAAGACCGATCGCAGCATCTTGATCAGTAATAATCGAAACAGGATGACGCCCGCCCATCGCTTCAAGCCAAGCCTTAAACAACCAGACAAAAGTCAATTCAGTTTCATCTTGAAGAAATGCACACCCATATTGTATTGACCCATAATGGTGATTTACTCCGGTAAATGGAGCGAAAGGcattttgtatttgtttgtccTATAAGTGGTGTCAAAAGTAACCACATCTCCAAAATGTTCATAAGACTTACGCGATCTGGAATCAACCCAAAAAAAATTAATAGCTCTTCCTTCATCATCAACTTGAAGTTTATAAAAAAGATTTGGATCTTACATTTGGTTTTTGTGGAAATAGTTAAAAACAGACTGCATCACCAACTTCCAAGTTAGGACGTCTAACctagttcaaatgattatggcaatcTCTTTGATCAAATCCGATAGTTGAACCACCAAAAATTGAAGGTACTTTTGCTATCTGAAGATTTTCTCTATTAAATGATTCTGTTAAATCTTTTGCAGCTTCTGGCATGTATCGATTTGTCTGTAACCGAATCCGCTTCTCAGGACTAACAAACTTATGGTTGTGTTCATCTATAAATTTTGTTACTCTCCATTTACCAAGGATTTCGCTGTATAGCACGCGCATCTCTGCTTTACACCCACATTGGATGGTATTGGTATTTCTAAGTTTTTTGTCGATTCCCTCtgttgtactccctccgtccctaattagatgacctagttgtagtttgtacaatttttaagacaaggatgttagtaaaacttagaaatgatttatctcttaaactatatcacggtttttcgtaaactttataccgttgaaaagcattttaaaacatctaTGTAACGAgtataaacataactatcaaattatacatatttcttatagtaacaaaaataggtcatctatttatgggacaaaacttaaaatcaaataggtcatctaattagagacggagggagtatcattTATCTTTTGTCCTTCCCGTGAACACACAAAATGAGCCGATGTCACTTGATCAACTCTTACACGAGTCTTGTTTGTAGAGCGAATCCGCACGTCGAAACCATTATTTCTTCCGTACTCAATATAACTATCCCTTGCTTCTTCAAATGATTTAAATGTCCTGTGGTAAAATTCTTCGCTTGTGTCACCGAAGTTGTCGTTCTCAGTTTGGGGCTCACCATCGTTGACATCCATGAATGTTCTCTACAGAAGTCGATAAACATAAgagaaaatgaaaccaaaaagtATATCAGTACAACATTACATAACGGAAAAGAAGACATAAGAAAATATACATATGTTCAAGTGGACTGGTGATTATAGTCTAAGATGTCACGAAAGAAAAAGCAAGAAACAACTAAGAACCTTGATTTTAAAATTTCTTATAATTCAATTTGTAGTCCAAAGCTAGCAACACTATTAAACGAAAATTGGAATCAAGAGTTCAAGGCTGTAGAAATACTGACAAACAATATATATCATGAAATTGAGAATTTGATGCTTCAAAAAAAGTGattgaagaaaaaaacaaaagaagtaACTATGACATACCACTTTGATTCAAAATCAACGTTTCAGGAGAGTAACGAGAAAGATGGTTCTTCGTTTTTCGGCGTATGTTTTAGGTTTATGAGATTGAGAATTTTTCTTCCTGTGACAAGATAAATATTATGTCATCTTTTTTAGGTAACAAAAAAATATTGTATCAATCTTTCCCGCCAAACAAGGCAATTTGATACGGCTTCAATTGGCTTCGAGCCGAGTCACTAAGAAATATTATAGCTTTGGGTTAGTATTAAGTCCGTTAGATTAATAGTTAATCCACGCTTCCAATAAAACGTGGTAGATTAAGTTAAAATGTTAAGTTACAATAACCGGACCCTATATATAATGATTTTCAGACAAAGTCTTCTCCCCAACCTAGCATTACTTGGAAACAATCTCCTGGTCTCAGACTATTTAAGGTCCCTATCGTTGATCTTTTGCGTTGGTAAGACGGCAATGACTTTCCCATTAACAATCCCCGTTGTTCAGTTTCATATTATTagcaatttttataaaaaaatttacacaaaattggttaaaaagaccaaaatcaacaatttctgggtgaaaaagacatctagattttgatactgtttaaatggacaaaaatgtaaaaatagtcaggatgtaaacaatttcatcttacccattttcaaatactttttcttatttttaatttacatcaggatgcatccagtttcatcctcgctattttttaagtttaagccatgatgaatccagtttcatccttactatttttttttgtgtccatttcactcatactaatttttactcgtccattagaaccatgttttaaaaatatttggacaaatgacccattttccgaatttTTTAATAGTGGTAGTGTAATTAACTCATTTCTAGGAAAAATAATTACTGATAATCTAATCACGAATCATAGTTAATCAAAGAATCTTGATTAATTATTTGCAGTGTGTCACTCTATCTGAAACATTTATGGATTAGTATTGAACAACCCCAGTGATAATCTGTGGTTCTGTAGTAATCCACTCAGATTTCTTTTAAAATCTCTCCAATACTCAATGATTTTTATTTGTTAACTAGGTATCACCGAGGCCTTACGGCCCCGGCTCAACCTATGTTTAGTTTCAAGCATCACGTAGTCTTCGGTATTTGACCCATGCTTTTTAGCTTGATCTGTACggtaaaaatattataaattatcaATAATATGATGTTATCCAGTGTCTCCATTGAATCGCCCGGTTTATATCATCTAGATATTACCGTTGATGATTTCCTAAATGTTTTTCCTTAGTATTATCGGTTCATTGATTCCAGGATAACTAAATAGTGGACATTGATTAACGTGAAGGTCACATGTCAAAGATGGCAGTCAAAGTATCATGTGATTTTAAGTGGATGATGTTGAGCATTTTTATCTAACAAATTAAGTTGAACCGTGGTGTGAACAAAAGTTGAATTATATACTTGAAATAGACAAACCGAtatttattttaataaataattCAGAAGATCTTTTTTAGAGAATTTTAAAGCAAATAGTATAAATTTTAACAAAGCAATTCATGCAATCTATTCCGAAGAGAAAACAATATGATCTGGATaagaatttaaattaccacaacaATAATAATGTAAATAATTAGGTGAATAATGCAAAAGCTATTGAAGTGGTTCAAGCAATTGTTAATGTCTTTGACACGTTCAAAAACCTAGTGAACCATGTGTATGATAAGGTGAAGAATATAAACTGGAGTTATAATACACCTAGTCAAAAATGTAAATTAGTTAAAATAAAAAAGAGTATATTTTAGCTACTCCAAAAAGTGAATGAATATATTTATGACACGTCCATAAACTTCCAGCTCTCTCTTTGGGAATTTCACTATTCTTATACAGATGTATtctttttcaatttcaaatttttaTACACCGAGAACTGTATATCCTTTCTAGACATTGTTTTGAATTGTCGTAACCTGTTTTTCggttttgattttaaattatCCATATTTCCATGGATCATGTAATTGTGAACTTTTTGTTCAAACCCACCTTGTAGAAAAAGACCGATACATGCTCGTTGTCTTGACACCGTTTCTATGACCTGACCTCCTAAAAATGTAATCATATTCTTGTCAAATTTCTTTGATTGTTAAATCGCGGTTATCTTCCCCATATTTAATGTGATCTTTATTCTTCAAATAAGCCTCAAGTATCTTGATGTCATCTTATAGTTAGATGCCAATATTGCGATGATACTCCTCGTTGCTCTTAATCTGATCAAAATCATCCAACATCAAAAATTTAAAATTGTAATACCATTctagattttttcattttttatattGTTTGAATATTTGTAGCTCatacttctctttttttttttgcataatctTCCATTCATTTTTTCGTATCGAATTCATGTTTGAACATTTTTTTAAGATTCTAATGACTCAAAAGGTTCGAATCGATAACGTTTTGTTGATCTTGATACTCGAAGAAGTTCTCCAGTTTGTATTCGCAATCAGAATATTTTAGCTTTTGATTAAGGACCCCTAAGAATCTCAAGAATTAATTGTTCTTTCTTTTGTTGTCTAATGcgtttttgttctttttcagcaTCACTATCAGAGCTCTTGATCCTTCACAGAGATTAATTACCTTGTTTCAAGTAATGGTTACCTTTTCTTATGTTTCTAGGCACCACCCTGCCTATGTCCTTGGCTCAATCTTTCATCATTGTATATTTTAATTTATCCATGCTTATTCAAtataatttatattaattaaattaTGAACAATCCTAAGTTCACATTTACATTTTCGACAATAGTTTAGTCCGTAATAAGCCTATTTAATTTGGAAGAGAAGATTCAACATGTTATAAGGGTTCTTAATTTAACAAATCTCTTTACTTCTAAGTAAATACTCAGGGCTAAGTAAAAAACCTGACTACGATCAAGTAAACTGGCAATCAAGATGTTCAACAACAATCAATCTGCAATATGTTTTTGGCTGTCAATGAGAACCATTTTCCATATCTTGGCCGATGCTTAACCAAGTTAGTTTGACTCAATTGGAAAAACATGGTAATGCaaaaaatgagagtttatatatcTATGGAATAATAATTGTAAAATTTAAAGATATGATTTTCGAAATTATGGAATTTAAATATGATGAAGTTGCATCCCATATTGCCCTATCTAGTCAACCACTACCCATAATTTGATGTTTAGATTGTAAAGAACGTCTTATTGAAAAACTCACAAATGCACGATTTTAAAGTTTTCTTAATTGTATGATGCTCTTGCATCTGTTTATCCGGCTACAACGTTTAAGGGAGACTGTTAAACGATGGAAACCGAAAATCTCAAACATCTACAACGGAGTAATCCGTCGAAGTAAACCAAAAGTGTCTGCTCAGCAAAATTTTACCACTTTTTAAATCCTTTTGATATCTTAGATTATGATAGAAACAAAATGTTATAAGAATAATACTATACTTACATATGCTAATATGAAGATAACCTTGCAAGGATTTTCATGACACTTCTTGGTTGCTGACAACAAATAAGGCCAATAATAAGAAAACCCCGAGAGTAAACTTCTAGAACTATAACAATGAAATTTCGGGTGAGCTTGATATTGTGTATTACAATAAAATAAATGGAATTACCAATTCATACTACTACTGAAGTTAAACTTATGCATCTTACAACAACTAATCAAGCCACTTTATGTCCAAATTGCAAATAAAAGTTAATTGATCAAGATGGAAATCTCACCGTTATAAGATTTTTGTTTCTAAGAAATCACAATCAAATCTTGTGAAATTGACAACCTTAATACCTTGCAACAATCCACACAACAATACAAACCCAAATTAGATCAAATCAATACCCTGGATAACATTCAACCAAATCAATGTTTCTACTCTAAGGTCAAAAATTATCAGAGGGAAGTATATTAACacataaacaaccacaccatcTACCTATAATGAGAATCAGTTGCAATCTCATCAATTTTCCATGTGACGACACGTATTTCTTGTCTTTGTACATTCCCTTATTAAGCATGTGAATAATATCATATAAATGTTGTATTCGAGTGTTTGTTCATAATTCTTTAGCACTTTCAATACATGAGTATGACAAAGAATTACATGCGTGCTTGGAGCTACTAAATTTTATTTCTCCATCCTCTTTCTCAAAATTATAAGACAGGAAAACCAAAGCATCACTGTAGGGTGAAATTGGTAAAATCGTCAATCTCCATATGCCTTTAGGTAGAATTGGTGCATGTTTAAGCAACCCGCTTTATTGCAGCAGTTTTGACTAATGTACCCTCCAAGAGAGTATCATCTTAAATGTATTAAGAAGATTGTTAGCATGAACTTAGCACACAAAATATACTAATATATGTGTATTATTTAAGAACCTGCGAATCTTAGTGAGGTAGAAAGAGCTCAGTGTGTGGGGTTCCTGTCGGCCTCTCAATAAATGTGATGAATTGTTCAGTTGTTGCGTCATATAGTTTCACCCTAATATTATTATCCAATGCAATCAACACAGATTCTTCcgattcttattattattattctcaaGTGGATGGACGAACGCAAAAAGGCTAGAACATAAAGATGTTACAGGAGTGGTAAGCTAGACCGATTAATTGCTctgtaaaacaaaaaaatatatgacTTATATACATCCAATAACAATAAAGGGAGTGAGGATGCATTTATTTTTAGTCAAAAACATCGGTAGGTTCAGTTTTATCTACATACGAATTAAGGGCATTGTCATATTACAACTGGGTGGTGAATCCAGAAATAAAACATACAGGTGAATTGAGCAATAAGGCTTAGAGGACGGACTCCTTAAAAATTACAATGCGGCATTACCTCCAGCTCAACCCACTTGACTACTAACTTCGATAGTATATGTTCCATTAGCCTTTACAAATATCAAAGAATTCAAATAGTAACCACAAACTCCCGGATCAATACTGGCCGCCAATTGACTTTTTGATCTCAAAGTCAAACACCACTACTTTTTTCAGACGAAGAAATCCGTAGGTTCAATTCTCTCTACATACGGATTAAGGGcattgttatattgcaattggGTAGTGAATAAGGATACAAAACACATAGGTGAATTGAGCAATAACGGCTTTGAGGAGGGTCATCATAATAATTTACAATGTAACAGTACCCCCATATACAACCACTTCGCCTCTACAAAGATCAAAGCATTCAAATAGTAACTACATACTCCATCATCAATCCTGGATGCCAATTGACTTTTTGATCTCAAAGTCAAACACCACTACTTTTTTTTAGACAAAAAATATTTGTAGATTGAACTCTCTCTACATATGGATTAAGGGAAGTGTCATATTGCCATTGGGTGGTGAATAAGGACATGAAACACAGGTGGAGTAAGCAATAAGGTCTTTGAGGAGGGTCTCCATAAAAATTTACAATGTGACAGTACCCCATATCAACCCACTTCACTACTAATTAACTTCCATATAATATATTTCATTAGCCTATACAAAGATCAAAGCATTCAAATAGTACCCAAACAATATCCTGAACGGAAATACAAAACCGACATTGATAAAATATGAACTCAAGAAAGACTACAACTATTGTATTCAAGAAGAACTGGAAAAAGATTAAACATGGATACCTTTATGCCAAGAGATTGACTTGTTACCAACACACACGTTTTAATATCAGAATTTAATAGTTACAATTTATTCTAGCATTTTAGCGAACAGTAAAATATGCAGTGTACATTTTATCGAAAGTGTACTTCAGTGTCTGCGGATTAGAAATTTTAGGTTCTAACATAGTCTCCATATTAAAATTAGTtgagattttgttgaaatctagaGTTTAAGCTTATAAGTTAGCATGCTCCGAAATTTTGTCGGACGGGTCAAATTAACTGGGGCTTACAACCTCGGACGCGGCCTTTCGATTCTTTTGGAAATTGATATTTGTTTGACATTAAGGTTAGTCAATTCTAATTGGAAAATTTAGCAagatgatgaaacctaattatattAAAAAACTTAGTCACGAAAATCCTAAGGTGAGCCGTTAGGATTGGTGGCCAGGTTGGGATGGCTTTGGCCCGGCCACAACTTGATCATTTGAACACTCTAATCAATGTCATCGAAAAATTAACTAAGATTTGAGCACACAAATTTAGGTTAATTCTAATCAATGTCCTCCAAAATAATAAATTCTCAGCTGTCCTTAGTTTCATTTGAGACTTGAGCAAAACTCAGATTGGAGAAGAGTATGATCCTTGGGTTATAacgtaaataaagtttggacggTACGATTTATGTCTCACGGAACTCATCGATGATTTGTATCATGGAACTCTCGATACCTTCCGTTCAAGGGGCCAAGGGCCGAGGCTTAACCTGTTAGATCATTTTGTGTTGTGTTTTCTGGTGGAACATAGATAGCACCCCAGTCCACAACCGGGAAAGTTCAGTTTTAGAGTTAGCTGATACACATAATTAGAATTCTTTCGCATTTATTTGTCCCAGATGCCGGTAGAACTCAATACAAACACAGTAAATCAAGAAACAATTACATCATATATCTACATTTACATCTATACAATCAGCTCCTTTTCCCTCTGTAGTGACATCAGTACTAAATATATATGCATACTCCAATTGTATCCGAGACTGACAACTGTATATAAAACGGCTACAAAGAATGGTCCGTCTCCTTACAAACTGAGAAGCCCAGTTCTCATTGAAAAGCCAACAAACATTTTCAGCAATGATATGGTCTACAAAGTAAGAGTGTTTGACAAAATTTATTCTATACAGTCGCCCCATGTGCAGACTCAAATCTGACTGAAGTATTATATTTTAGATTTTCAGCCACTGTAACTCACGCTATCATAGTCGCCCAGATTTTGCTGCAAGCTACCTTGTAATCCTAGAATTGTTGACTTTGTCGCATCCTGCAAGAGATGATTTTACTTTAGTCAACTTCGATCTCTTAACAAAAGAGGCTAATCATAGATGATTTTAATCAGGTTAA
This genomic stretch from Papaver somniferum cultivar HN1 chromosome 5, ASM357369v1, whole genome shotgun sequence harbors:
- the LOC113279394 gene encoding protein FAR1-RELATED SEQUENCE 5-like, whose translation is MPFAPFTGVNHHYGSIQYGCAFLQDETELTFVWLFKAWLEAMGGRHPVSIITDQDAAIGLADRKVFPNTRHRLCLRHIKKKFGEKLSHIYFSKSKFKRELKICIHWTYEVHEFDEKWKTLIKDYNLHNNEWLTDLYDIREKWVPIYHRNTFYAGMNTTGRNEGANSFFQDFVSPTTNLTEFVVRYDHAITKIVQKEMKEDYVSEHKDRVIFGKNLLLKHAATIYTRNIFDKFQEQLVDSIRFKSEEIYCDEVSKTYLVKDKEGPAKFTVKLKPNTYEASCTCQYFEFMGLP